The DNA segment TCCTTGTGGCATGGGGCTGTGAAAGGAAGTATTCATAGAACTGCCGGAAGTCATCTGTGAAAAAATAGCGTGGTATTAGCAATTTATCACCTCACAATCTACCAATTTGGTTTTGTCACTATAATTGTACCATTATGGGTAGCTTTTTCAATTCAAGATACGAGGAGAAAATACCTATGAGAATTGTTGTAATTACCGGAAGCCCACACAAAAGAGGCACCTCCGCTTTGTTGGCGGACGAGTTCATACGTGGTGCGGAAGAAGCTGGGCACCGTGTCTACCGTTTTGATACCGCATTTGAGTGCGTTCACCCCTGCATTGGCTGTGAAACTTGCGAGTGCGGAAAAAAGCCTTGTGTTTTTAAGGACGGAATGATGCCATTATATGATGAGCTGAAAAAAGCCGATATGGTGGTGTTTGTTTCCCCTGTTTATTATCATGCCTTGTCTGCGCAAATAAAAATGGCAATCGACCGATTCCATGGGATAGAAATTGATTTGCAGCACCATAGCAAGAAAGCCATGCTTATTCTTACTGCTGCTGCGGCAGCTCCCAGTGTTGCGGATGGAGCAATCCTCAGCCATAAAAGAACGCTAAAGCATCTGAAATGGAGCGATGACGGACAGCTACTTGCGCTTGGATGCAATACGAGGTCTGATATAGAAAAAACGGATTATCCGGAACAAGCACATAAAATGGGGAGGAACCTTGAAGAATGAGCCTTGAATATCTTGGAACCCCATTAAAAGTTTGCGGCCATATCATCAAAAACAGAATTGTTGTTCCGCCTATGGCGAACTTTGCCCTACGGGCGGGAGATGGATTTGTCAAACCGGGGCATTTGCAATACTATGGGGCTTATGCATCCGGTGGCGCAGGGCTTGTTATTGTGGAAGCCTGTACAGTGATTTCTGTTCCTGATGTTCTGTCAGTCTATGATGACTCATGCATTGATGGTATGTCTAAATTGGCAGAAGTCATTTCCTCTGCGGGCGCTGTGCCGATGATACAGCTCTTACATGACGGGCTATATATCTTGCAAGAGAACGAAATCGCACAAATCAGCCATATTGATTTCTTGCGGTATAAGCAGATGTTCATAGATGCCGCCCTACGCTGCAAAAAAGCTGGCTTTGCTGGAGTGGAGTTACACGCTGCCCACGGCTTTTACTTAAATCAGATTTTAGAGCGTAATTCCCGTACCGATGAATACGGTGGTAGCTTTGCAAACAGGGTGCGTATTATTCGAGAACTGATACAGGAAATCAAGGAGCTCTGCGGCAAAAACTTCATCGTTGCGGTTCGATTTGGCAATCCAAATTATGAAGAATTGCTCCAAATCGCTGCTGCAATCGAAGAAGCAGGAGGTGACCTGTTGGATGTCTCTACCGGCTGCAAAGGGTATGAAGGCGTTCCGTCAGATTTTGGATTTGATGCAAAAATATATGCTGCTTCTCTTGTGAAACGACAAGCGCGCATACCCGTGATTGGTGTCGGAAATATTTTTACGGGAGAACAGGCAGAACAAATTTTGGAAAAGAGATATGCCGATATGATTGCCGTAGGACGGGGGCATTTATGTGATCCCGCGTGGGCCAATAAAGAGTTTGCAGGCCAACAGCCAAAGCTGTGTAGAAATTGCCGCAGATGTATGTGGTATGTGGATAGTAGAAAGTGTCCCGCATGTAAAGAAAGGTGAGGATTAGAAAATGGAGCATAGAGTAAAGGTTACTGTATTAGACAAAAAATTGTTTCCTGAATTACAGGCGCAGTATTGCGCTGTACCGGATAGTGGCAAATGCCCCTGCTATAATGTGGGCGATGAGTTTCTGTTTTATCGCAACGATGAACGGGATGATTTTTGGCACATGGGAGCGGGTACGCTTATAAAAAGCGGAAAAACGGATGATGGCGTACTGCAATCCCCTGGGACGATGCACTGCGGCTCGCAGGGGGTTCCGTTTTGTTCGGAAGCATGGGACGCCATCAGCAGATATATTTATTCTGCGTTACAAGGCGGAGCAATTATGCGTGGATGGACAAATGACGATAAAGTTATGATTGCATGCTGCAACGATGGTACCAGGCCGGTCATTTTCAAAGTCGAACGTATAGATGTAGAGGAATAGCTATGAGCATAAAGATAAAAATTACCGTTCTAAAGCGCGGGTATGAAAAGAACTGGTAGAGAGCTTTTTGGAAAATCCCCAAACAGGTAAGTGTCCTGTTTTTCAAGAAGGTCAAACGTTTCTTGTTACACGCGAAAACTACAATAATTTTCCATATGAAAACAACTTTTGCGTAGCGGCATGGGATGTAATAAAAATTAAAGTTTACGCCGGTTTGCAGGGCGGCAATTTTTATTGGAATCTGTGGTTAAATATACATTGCCTGAAAATGAAACACAGATTTTTGCCTCAAAATATAAATTATATTTGCCGAGCGAGGAGGAACTATTGCGGGAATTAAATCAGGAATATCAGGCACTAGAAGCCGGCAAGTTAGGGGAAGAAGCAATTGGGGCCGCGAAAAAAGATTAGATTTTGCATCGAGACCGTGCAATATACACCCCATTAAGAAGATATCATGGTGAAATTTATACGGTAAAGAAATGGTGCCGGAAGATAAAAAACAGGAGGAGAAGAACATGATACTTTCAGACAGGACACTGATAAAAATGCTTAAGGAGCGGACGCTCTCTGTCAGCCCTCTGGAACCTGAACAGATACAGCCTGCCAGCATTGATATCCGGATCGGGAACACGTACAGCATTGCAGAGGACTCCCCGTCCGGGATCATACGCTTAAGCGAAGAAGCCGCATACAGGCAGATTACTGCTGACAAGTATATCCTTCTTCCAGGGCAGTTCGTATTGGCTACGACAATGGAGTTTGTGGAACTTCCCGATAATCTGACAGCATTTGTCGAGGGGCGCAGTTCCCTCGGACGCCTGGGATTGTTCATTCAAAATGCCGGTTGGGTGGATCCTGGTTTCAAGGGAGAAATCACGCTGGAGCTGTTTAATGCCAGCAGATGTGCCATTGAACTGACGGCAGGGCGCCGTATCGGGCAGCTGGTATTTGCACAGCTTGACGATCACGCCTTAAATCCCTATCAGGGGAAGTACCAGGGGCAAAGAGGCGCAACAGGATCGAGGGTATTCTTAGATAACGACAGCACAGGAAACAGGTAAACGTCTCACCCCATCTGATGCTGAACCAGAAAAACGTCTGAATTCGGAACCGATCAACACAGCAAAAAGCCCATACCCGCAAAAACGCAGGCGTGGGCTTTTTCACTTCCCTATTATAATGCCAGAATCCCGTTTACCGGCCAAACAGCTCCTTCGCCTTCTCTGCAAATCTTGTCCCGAAAATTGGGAACAGCTCTTTTCCAGTCATCTCCGGGCCGAAGCAGACGGGGCCAAGGTGGATGAACGGGGTTCCGAGGCTGGTGCCGCCGGAGTAGATGAGCATGCCTTTTACGAGAAGCTGAACGAGAATGCTCTCGATGGTCATGACCGGGCCGCCCTGGGGCATGTTGGCCGTTGCGAAAGCGCCGCCCAGCTTACCGGCCATCTTGCAGGGGCAGGTGTCCAGCCATTTTTTCATCTGCCATGCCTCAGAAGCATAGTAATCCGGCGTTCCGAACAGGACGCCGACGGATTCGTTTAAGGCGGCTATGTAGGAATCTTTGTTCTCTTCAAAGGAATCGACCGGGATTAAAACGGCTTCCATGCCCTCTACGGCCTCGATTCCTTTTTTGATCTCTTCGGCCATCTGCTTTGTGCGGCCGGAAGCGGAAAAATATACGACAGAAATTTTCATAGTGTCCTCCTTTAAAATGCCGATGCGGATTGTCCCGCATCGGCACATCGTATGGCTTGTCCATCTGGGAAACGGTGTTTCCTTAGAATTCCGGCTCGATCAGGCCGTAGGAATTTGCTTTTCTCTTGTAAACCACGTTGACCTCGTTGGTTTCCGCATTGAGGAACATGAAGAAATTGTGGCCTAAAAGTTCCATCTGGATACAGGCCTCCTCGGGATCCATGGGTTTCATGGCGAACCGTTTCGTCTTTACGATTTTTACGGTTTCTTCAGCCTCTGCTTCTTCTTTCAGAAATGCCTCGCTGAAGGAGAGGGCGCTCTGTTTCTTATCAATCAGTTTCGTCTTGTATTTTTTGATCTGACGCTCGATAATCTCTTCCACCAGGTCGATGGAAACGTACATATCGCTGCTGTCCTGCTCGGCACGGATAATGTGGCCTTTGACGGGGATTGTCACCTCGATTTTCTGGCGTCCCTTCTCAACGCTCATTGTTACCTGGATTTCCGTGTCCGGTGAAAAATAACGCTCCAGCTTGCCGATCTTTCCCTCTACTGCATCTCTCAGACCCTGAGTGATGTCGATGTTTTTTCCGCTGATGATATAACGCATAGAATCAACTCCTTCTTACTGGGATTGTTTCATTATACCATGTCCGCTGCGCGGCCATGGAGCCTCCGGCGGATTTTAGCACCCGGCTTTCCGCGGCGGGCGCGGAAACCGGTATGTGCAGGTATAATGTTCACACTGTGAACATTATACCATGTCCGCTGCGCGGCCATGGGCCTCCGGCGGAACTTAGCGCCTGGATTTCTGCGGCAAGCGCAGAAACCAGAATGCGCAGGTATAATGCCCGCTTTGCGGTCATTATACCATGTCCGCGGCCGCAGCCTGACGGATATTGTGCCGGATTTTTCCACGGCACATGCAGGTATAATGTCTAGTATTAGTATAGCATATGTTTCAGTGAAAAACAATTCATTTTGTAAAAAGTTTATACAATTTAAGAAAGAAAAATAAAGTATTTGTACGATAGGCGGGCCGCGACAGGATGCGGCATTTGTCAAGGGATTTCGCGCGGAAAAATGTCGGAAAAGGGAATTTTATGAGATGTGTACAAAAATGTGAAAAAAATCCGTTTGCTGGAAAACCGTGTCCGGAATGTGTAAAAAATTGTGGATAATGTGGATAACTTGGTGTATAACTGCATTTTAACGCAAAATGGGGCCTGGGGCGGGTGGACAACTTTCAACAACTTCCT comes from the Eubacteriaceae bacterium Marseille-Q4139 genome and includes:
- the raiA gene encoding ribosome-associated translation inhibitor RaiA, which translates into the protein MRYIISGKNIDITQGLRDAVEGKIGKLERYFSPDTEIQVTMSVEKGRQKIEVTIPVKGHIIRAEQDSSDMYVSIDLVEEIIERQIKKYKTKLIDKKQSALSFSEAFLKEEAEAEETVKIVKTKRFAMKPMDPEEACIQMELLGHNFFMFLNAETNEVNVVYKRKANSYGLIEPEF
- the dcd gene encoding dCTP deaminase, with product MILSDRTLIKMLKERTLSVSPLEPEQIQPASIDIRIGNTYSIAEDSPSGIIRLSEEAAYRQITADKYILLPGQFVLATTMEFVELPDNLTAFVEGRSSLGRLGLFIQNAGWVDPGFKGEITLELFNASRCAIELTAGRRIGQLVFAQLDDHALNPYQGKYQGQRGATGSRVFLDNDSTGNR
- a CDS encoding TIGR04076 family protein — protein: MEHRVKVTVLDKKLFPELQAQYCAVPDSGKCPCYNVGDEFLFYRNDERDDFWHMGAGTLIKSGKTDDGVLQSPGTMHCGSQGVPFCSEAWDAISRYIYSALQGGAIMRGWTNDDKVMIACCNDGTRPVIFKVERIDVEE
- a CDS encoding NADH:flavin oxidoreductase, translating into MSLEYLGTPLKVCGHIIKNRIVVPPMANFALRAGDGFVKPGHLQYYGAYASGGAGLVIVEACTVISVPDVLSVYDDSCIDGMSKLAEVISSAGAVPMIQLLHDGLYILQENEIAQISHIDFLRYKQMFIDAALRCKKAGFAGVELHAAHGFYLNQILERNSRTDEYGGSFANRVRIIRELIQEIKELCGKNFIVAVRFGNPNYEELLQIAAAIEEAGGDLLDVSTGCKGYEGVPSDFGFDAKIYAASLVKRQARIPVIGVGNIFTGEQAEQILEKRYADMIAVGRGHLCDPAWANKEFAGQQPKLCRNCRRCMWYVDSRKCPACKER
- a CDS encoding flavodoxin family protein, with product MRIVVITGSPHKRGTSALLADEFIRGAEEAGHRVYRFDTAFECVHPCIGCETCECGKKPCVFKDGMMPLYDELKKADMVVFVSPVYYHALSAQIKMAIDRFHGIEIDLQHHSKKAMLILTAAAAAPSVADGAILSHKRTLKHLKWSDDGQLLALGCNTRSDIEKTDYPEQAHKMGRNLEE
- a CDS encoding flavodoxin — protein: MKISVVYFSASGRTKQMAEEIKKGIEAVEGMEAVLIPVDSFEENKDSYIAALNESVGVLFGTPDYYASEAWQMKKWLDTCPCKMAGKLGGAFATANMPQGGPVMTIESILVQLLVKGMLIYSGGTSLGTPFIHLGPVCFGPEMTGKELFPIFGTRFAEKAKELFGR